Proteins encoded by one window of Chondromyces crocatus:
- a CDS encoding PGRS family protein, which yields MKSLVEAITRAREGGTGRVYACAEDFEEAVELPGGVTLYGGLDCAAGWGWVGAEKKTRVTAGAGEIPLKVRGGEGTARVEDVEVEAAGIDGAAQPELRGASSIAALVEGLPLELVRTALVAGDGGEGEAGAAHAGAAQAGEDGNDGGEACSGAIVIPGIEKVNDCGTPEDTTDDSKGGTGGIGQVSGGGPGGPGTPSSASNAGVGEDSAVCTNGTPGDDGTPGDPGPGAAGPGTLSPTGYTGPTAGDGGKGKPGQGGGGGGGAKGGSGAGRCTDPASAAGASGGSGASGGCGGQGGRGGRAGGASIALLSLDAQLSFEGVVLRTGRGGAGGAGGPGQLGGGGGAQGGTGGVVPAGLNLLNAGCSGGRAGTGGDGGPGGGGLGGHALGIAFQGAAPPTEGLQMDVGEPGPGGAGADPDHDGAPGIKADVQAFP from the coding sequence GTGAAGTCACTGGTCGAAGCCATCACAAGGGCGCGTGAGGGTGGGACCGGTCGGGTCTATGCGTGCGCCGAGGACTTCGAGGAGGCGGTGGAGCTGCCCGGAGGCGTGACGCTGTACGGCGGGCTGGACTGCGCGGCTGGGTGGGGCTGGGTCGGAGCCGAGAAGAAGACACGCGTCACGGCAGGCGCTGGCGAGATCCCGTTGAAGGTGCGGGGCGGTGAGGGGACGGCGCGGGTGGAAGACGTGGAGGTGGAAGCGGCAGGGATCGATGGGGCAGCGCAGCCGGAGCTGCGGGGGGCGTCCTCGATTGCGGCACTGGTGGAAGGATTGCCACTGGAACTGGTGAGAACCGCGCTGGTGGCTGGGGATGGCGGAGAGGGGGAGGCGGGGGCGGCGCATGCCGGGGCGGCGCAGGCGGGGGAGGATGGGAATGATGGGGGCGAGGCGTGCTCGGGCGCGATCGTGATTCCTGGCATCGAGAAGGTAAATGACTGTGGCACCCCGGAAGATACAACAGACGATTCCAAAGGAGGCACTGGCGGGATCGGTCAGGTGAGTGGTGGAGGCCCAGGTGGGCCTGGAACACCATCGAGCGCATCGAACGCGGGTGTCGGAGAAGATTCAGCCGTCTGCACCAATGGCACCCCCGGTGACGATGGCACGCCCGGCGACCCCGGTCCCGGCGCCGCAGGTCCAGGCACCCTCAGCCCGACGGGCTACACCGGTCCGACCGCAGGGGATGGTGGCAAAGGCAAGCCTGGCCAAGGTGGCGGTGGCGGCGGTGGCGCGAAAGGCGGCTCCGGAGCTGGACGTTGTACCGACCCCGCCTCGGCGGCAGGCGCCAGTGGCGGTAGCGGAGCCAGCGGCGGTTGTGGTGGTCAGGGCGGTCGTGGCGGTCGTGCCGGCGGGGCCAGCATCGCCTTGCTCAGCCTCGATGCGCAGCTCTCCTTCGAAGGCGTCGTGCTTCGAACCGGACGTGGCGGCGCTGGCGGCGCTGGCGGTCCTGGTCAGCTCGGTGGTGGTGGCGGCGCGCAAGGAGGCACAGGAGGCGTTGTTCCCGCGGGCCTCAACCTGCTCAACGCCGGTTGCTCGGGCGGACGCGCTGGAACAGGGGGCGACGGCGGTCCTGGTGGTGGTGGCCTCGGCGGCCATGCCCTTGGCATCGCCTTCCAGGGGGCTGCTCCGCCCACCGAAGGCCTCCAGATGGACGTCGGCGAACCCGGCCCCGGCGGCGCGGGTGCCGATCCCGACCATGATGGCGCACCGGGAATCAAGGCCGACGTGCAGGCATTCCCCTGA
- the vgrG gene encoding type VI secretion system tip protein VgrG, which produces MYATSQEQPPGAAPASTLPGATVPSSGWMQAVLDLAHGVQADVHRLTVTEALSTPFTIDILARTPDATLDLGTLVGGAASLRVTLTHRSGRVQTRRWTGLCQRARLLRGVELAEGETAISTYALTLVPALTRLAQRTDYRAYQHQRLPDIVRDLLARWGIDTRWHIDPPAHPSVPTKVQYEETDLAFITRLLEEAGIATCFLDDDAEGSTLLLSDALHVAGPRRDEPLLYLPGANDLADGDVVTDLTLDETQPLPRLVIRDHDFSRPTWPLTASAACAPPSAPDALEEHFTYRPGAFLVDTQDEVSAADGVDARLCGSPAPSSNPASPASRPERHDERYGALLAERVLHAARIGHRTLGFSTNSLDLAPGTTLTITGHPRADITRAAGWLVTTRTLEIHPDGGWLVSGTAVPADQPYRPPQRTPKPRSHGVQSALVVGPKGQEIHTDAHGRVQVVFPWQRELPCNDDTGASRSGTSSFAASPFPIDSSPSPAQPPSCWLRVSQGWAGAAHGLVALPRVGQEVLVAFLDGDPDQPIVVGRVANALNPLPAHLPEQKTHTVWRSASSPGGATFNEIRFDDTARNETLSLHAGRDLRAQITLDETHRIGRHRVTLIGGGDSARIEGRAVRYLGDDAHVTVAGEARLRVGGALSLTVEGDQFARIDGRAAFEADVIHLRADGALVLEGADITLRGPGGFVRIDGGGVTIDGGAVRIQQGGAPGRGEGAEPALPVIPLRGDAERPPPRRLPLFFEFPAVPKGQWPGRGESLTPDDHFLCSIICWCSDTPLPQSCVTRKLRELDRASGGTSRYKAEVRYDMTQTPPVPIMSKREPWRPTTGNPKGCRSPDVVIVKDPSKPPTQDNLEEVVEIKFGKDALGDEQRKEYRRIAGSDVLFRVLSPDDCGCPQPRKEEPRPVEEENPHGEARMVLLMLLAAIALVLDDALPGGQADDVLLPPVLARLAAGLAKLRPVIQAWLTPPAPPLPLPTLNE; this is translated from the coding sequence GTGTACGCGACATCCCAGGAGCAACCCCCCGGCGCAGCGCCCGCGAGCACCCTGCCTGGAGCCACCGTGCCTTCGAGCGGCTGGATGCAGGCCGTGCTCGACCTCGCGCATGGCGTCCAGGCCGACGTTCACCGCCTCACGGTGACGGAAGCCCTCTCCACGCCATTCACCATCGACATCCTCGCCCGCACGCCGGACGCGACACTCGACCTCGGCACCCTCGTGGGCGGCGCCGCCTCCCTGCGCGTCACGCTCACCCATCGCTCTGGCCGGGTGCAGACGCGGCGGTGGACTGGACTCTGCCAGCGCGCGCGTCTCCTCCGCGGCGTGGAGCTCGCCGAAGGAGAGACAGCCATCTCCACCTATGCCCTGACCCTCGTCCCCGCACTCACGCGCCTCGCCCAGCGCACCGACTACCGCGCCTACCAGCACCAGCGCCTGCCAGACATCGTGCGCGACCTCCTCGCTCGCTGGGGCATCGACACCCGCTGGCACATCGACCCGCCCGCGCATCCGAGCGTTCCAACCAAGGTCCAGTACGAAGAGACGGATCTCGCCTTCATCACGCGCTTGCTGGAGGAAGCGGGCATCGCCACCTGCTTCCTCGATGACGACGCCGAAGGCTCGACCCTTCTACTCAGCGACGCCCTTCACGTCGCTGGTCCGCGGCGTGACGAACCTCTCCTCTACCTACCCGGCGCGAACGACCTCGCCGATGGCGACGTCGTCACTGACCTGACCCTCGACGAGACCCAGCCGCTCCCACGCCTGGTCATCCGCGACCACGATTTCTCCCGCCCCACCTGGCCGCTCACTGCCAGCGCCGCGTGCGCTCCGCCCTCCGCGCCCGACGCCCTCGAAGAGCACTTCACCTACCGCCCTGGCGCCTTCCTCGTGGACACCCAGGACGAGGTCAGCGCGGCGGATGGGGTCGACGCTCGCCTCTGCGGCAGCCCTGCACCGAGCAGCAACCCCGCCTCTCCTGCATCTCGACCCGAGCGTCACGACGAACGTTACGGTGCCCTCCTCGCCGAGCGCGTCCTGCACGCCGCCCGCATCGGCCACCGCACCCTCGGCTTCTCCACGAACAGCCTCGACCTCGCGCCCGGCACCACCCTCACCATCACCGGCCATCCCCGCGCCGACATCACCCGTGCCGCCGGCTGGCTCGTCACCACCCGGACCCTCGAAATCCACCCCGACGGAGGCTGGCTGGTCTCTGGCACGGCTGTCCCCGCCGACCAACCCTACCGACCACCGCAGCGCACCCCCAAGCCGCGCAGCCATGGCGTGCAGAGCGCGCTCGTCGTCGGCCCGAAAGGCCAGGAGATCCACACCGACGCCCACGGGCGAGTGCAGGTCGTCTTCCCCTGGCAGCGCGAGCTCCCCTGTAACGATGACACCGGCGCCTCTCGTAGCGGCACATCCTCCTTCGCCGCTTCCCCTTTCCCCATCGATTCTTCTCCTTCCCCCGCTCAACCCCCCTCCTGCTGGCTGCGCGTCAGCCAGGGCTGGGCTGGCGCGGCGCATGGCCTCGTCGCGCTCCCTCGCGTGGGCCAGGAAGTGCTCGTCGCCTTCCTCGACGGCGATCCTGACCAACCCATTGTCGTCGGCCGCGTCGCCAACGCCTTGAACCCCCTCCCTGCTCATCTGCCCGAGCAAAAGACCCACACGGTCTGGCGCAGCGCCTCCTCCCCGGGAGGCGCGACCTTCAATGAGATCCGCTTCGACGACACGGCCCGCAACGAGACGCTCTCCCTGCACGCTGGCCGCGACCTCCGTGCTCAGATCACCCTCGACGAGACCCACAGGATTGGCCGCCACCGCGTCACCCTCATCGGCGGCGGTGACAGTGCCCGCATCGAAGGCCGAGCCGTCCGCTACCTCGGCGACGACGCGCACGTCACGGTCGCTGGCGAGGCCCGCCTTCGCGTCGGCGGAGCGCTGTCCCTCACCGTCGAAGGCGACCAGTTTGCCCGCATCGACGGCCGCGCCGCCTTCGAAGCGGACGTGATCCACCTGCGTGCAGACGGCGCCCTCGTCCTCGAAGGAGCCGACATCACCCTGCGCGGTCCAGGTGGCTTCGTGCGCATCGACGGCGGCGGCGTGACCATCGACGGCGGTGCCGTGCGCATCCAGCAAGGCGGCGCTCCCGGTCGCGGTGAAGGCGCTGAACCAGCGCTACCTGTCATCCCTCTGCGAGGCGACGCCGAGCGTCCCCCTCCGCGTCGCCTGCCGCTCTTCTTCGAGTTCCCTGCCGTGCCCAAGGGCCAGTGGCCTGGTCGAGGCGAGTCGCTGACGCCCGACGACCACTTCCTCTGCTCGATCATCTGCTGGTGCTCGGACACGCCGCTGCCGCAGAGCTGCGTGACCCGCAAGCTGCGCGAGCTGGATCGCGCGTCGGGTGGCACGAGCCGGTACAAGGCCGAAGTCCGCTACGACATGACCCAGACGCCACCCGTGCCGATCATGAGCAAGCGCGAACCCTGGCGTCCCACGACCGGCAACCCGAAAGGCTGCCGCTCGCCGGACGTGGTGATCGTCAAGGACCCGAGCAAGCCCCCCACGCAGGACAACCTGGAGGAGGTCGTCGAGATCAAGTTCGGCAAGGACGCGCTCGGGGATGAGCAACGCAAGGAGTACAGAAGGATTGCTGGCAGCGACGTTCTGTTTCGCGTGCTCAGTCCAGATGACTGTGGATGTCCTCAGCCGCGGAAAGAGGAGCCGCGGCCGGTTGAGGAAGAGAACCCGCACGGGGAGGCCAGGATGGTGCTGCTGATGCTGCTGGCAGCCATCGCCTTGGTGCTTGATGATGCCCTGCCGGGGGGCCAGGCCGACGATGTCCTGCTACCGCCCGTGCTCGCGCGGCTCGCCGCTGGTCTGGCGAAGTTGCGTCCGGTCATCCAGGCATGGTTGACGCCGCCGGCGCCACCGCTACCGCTACCCACGCTGAATGAATGA
- a CDS encoding type VI immunity family protein has product MFQRSTMPEEMNELLAMFDDHLVARDESGREMLAVGLFATVYFKEPWKREVREIIAGFAENYMRRWASQLRWALNPKTDCMQPFAHTEGARPTQFAVIDDEESALSIMGYGATYARGASAFHVHALADASTSPDALGFLRFGYPLVPVPGVRFDLPDVLLKLCRKLKPVSGYAGVGVIPCPDRGDAQRWEGILVDLAQRFPGLEMEYPVEHSIYLAEGRDGKGGIKGVNWLTAISDVWLDELGGAAAVAADLRDLDPRYILHRYDGGLLIQAGDRPALGDTERDAWPDLYVKLARYLKPIRITRHSAFGSGGRGWAFGPQEVRAWLARFDER; this is encoded by the coding sequence ATGTTCCAGCGAAGCACGATGCCCGAGGAGATGAACGAACTGCTCGCCATGTTCGACGATCACCTCGTCGCGCGTGATGAATCCGGACGCGAGATGCTGGCCGTTGGCCTGTTCGCGACGGTTTACTTCAAGGAACCATGGAAACGCGAAGTGCGCGAAATCATCGCCGGCTTTGCCGAAAACTACATGAGGCGGTGGGCATCGCAGCTGCGCTGGGCCTTGAACCCGAAGACAGATTGCATGCAGCCTTTTGCCCATACCGAGGGCGCGCGACCGACGCAGTTTGCCGTGATCGACGATGAAGAATCAGCACTCTCCATCATGGGGTATGGCGCGACCTATGCGCGTGGCGCGAGTGCATTCCACGTGCATGCCCTCGCGGACGCCTCGACATCGCCAGATGCGCTGGGATTTCTTCGTTTCGGTTATCCCCTCGTCCCCGTGCCGGGAGTCCGGTTCGACTTGCCCGATGTTCTTCTGAAGCTGTGCCGGAAGCTGAAGCCCGTGAGCGGGTACGCTGGTGTCGGGGTGATTCCCTGTCCCGACCGAGGCGATGCGCAACGCTGGGAGGGCATCCTGGTTGACCTGGCGCAGCGCTTTCCGGGCCTCGAGATGGAATACCCTGTCGAGCATTCGATCTACCTGGCAGAGGGGCGTGACGGCAAAGGCGGGATCAAAGGCGTCAACTGGCTCACGGCCATTTCCGACGTCTGGCTCGACGAGCTGGGCGGCGCCGCAGCGGTCGCGGCCGACCTCCGGGATCTCGACCCGCGCTACATCCTGCACCGATACGACGGTGGCCTCCTCATTCAAGCTGGTGATCGTCCCGCGCTCGGTGACACCGAACGGGATGCTTGGCCCGACCTCTACGTCAAGCTCGCCAGATACCTGAAGCCGATCCGCATCACCAGGCACAGCGCGTTCGGTAGCGGTGGGCGCGGCTGGGCGTTCGGCCCTCAGGAGGTGCGAGCCTGGTTGGCGCGCTTCGATGAACGGTAG
- a CDS encoding ATP-binding protein has product MQRDLEPQVSFPWLIRLRWLALCGQLAAVLIARYGFGEELSWTWLGSLIALSGASNALLTVWVRKNPESRSAAMVLGGALSLDTLVLSGLLAASGGATNPFSVLYLVHITMAAVVLGARWTTLVAILAITCYAALFFLPSQGGGHHHHHHAMGSGDRFSNHLYGMWLAFTLAAGLVAYFVRKIAVTIALQREQIASLREGAARHARLASLTTLAAGAAHELGTPLGTISVAAHEMELSLAKLKGAEEIHEDARLILGEVERCQDILRRMGARATSDASRGVVGVDELEVLLRARVEPQRSEQVRVEASAALGEVKLPREETLQSLAALVKNALDAGPEGAPVLVRVDGEGESLRVCVEDRGPGMADDVLEKAGEPFFTTKEPGRGLGLGLFLVRAFAESHGGSLRLESKQEGGIRATLRLPRKGLVAT; this is encoded by the coding sequence ATGCAGCGTGACCTCGAACCTCAGGTGAGCTTCCCGTGGCTCATCCGGCTGCGCTGGCTGGCGCTGTGCGGCCAGCTCGCCGCAGTCCTGATCGCCCGTTACGGCTTCGGAGAGGAGCTGTCCTGGACCTGGCTCGGCTCGCTCATCGCCCTCTCGGGCGCGTCGAACGCCCTCCTGACGGTGTGGGTGCGCAAGAACCCCGAGAGCCGCTCGGCGGCGATGGTGCTCGGGGGCGCGCTGAGCCTGGACACGCTGGTGCTGTCCGGGCTCCTGGCCGCCTCGGGCGGCGCGACGAACCCGTTCAGCGTGCTGTACCTGGTGCACATCACCATGGCCGCCGTGGTGCTCGGGGCGCGCTGGACGACGCTGGTCGCGATCCTCGCCATCACCTGCTACGCGGCGCTGTTCTTCCTGCCGTCCCAGGGCGGCGGGCACCACCATCACCACCACGCCATGGGCAGCGGGGACCGCTTCAGCAACCACCTGTACGGGATGTGGCTGGCCTTCACGCTGGCCGCGGGGCTCGTGGCGTACTTCGTGCGGAAGATCGCGGTGACGATCGCGCTGCAACGGGAGCAGATCGCCAGCCTCCGGGAGGGGGCCGCTCGTCACGCGCGGCTGGCCTCGCTGACGACGCTGGCGGCCGGCGCGGCGCACGAGCTGGGCACCCCGCTCGGGACCATCTCGGTGGCGGCGCACGAGATGGAGCTGTCGCTGGCGAAGCTGAAAGGCGCAGAGGAGATCCACGAGGACGCGCGGCTCATCCTCGGGGAGGTCGAGCGGTGCCAGGACATCTTGCGGCGGATGGGGGCGCGCGCGACGAGCGACGCGAGCCGGGGGGTGGTGGGCGTCGACGAGCTGGAGGTGCTGCTGCGTGCGCGGGTGGAGCCGCAGCGGAGCGAGCAGGTGCGGGTCGAGGCCTCGGCGGCGCTGGGCGAGGTGAAGCTGCCCCGCGAGGAGACGCTGCAGTCCCTGGCGGCGCTGGTGAAGAACGCGCTCGACGCGGGGCCGGAGGGGGCGCCGGTGCTGGTGCGCGTGGACGGCGAGGGAGAGAGCTTGAGGGTGTGCGTGGAGGACCGGGGGCCGGGCATGGCCGACGACGTGCTGGAGAAGGCTGGGGAGCCGTTCTTCACGACGAAGGAGCCAGGGCGAGGGCTGGGGCTCGGGCTGTTCCTCGTGCGCGCGTTCGCCGAGAGCCACGGGGGCTCGCTGAGGCTGGAGTCGAAGCAGGAGGGGGGCATTCGTGCAACGCTGCGGCTCCCCAGGAAGGGGCTGGTGGCGACATGA
- a CDS encoding response regulator transcription factor produces MSMGAGVSTGAGASAGGDMSAGAGAGANTGAGANTGAGDEAQEGGDVEVLRFLVVDDDERFRERLAKAFRQRGFEVVTADGHESAMARASEGRVDRVVVDLRMPGQNGLAVVRDLLAASPDAEVVVLTGYGSIATAVEAMRLGAKDYLTKPADADRILAAFESESTVEPEPLSFDVPSLARLEWEHIERVLQECGGNVSKAARVLGIHRRTLQYKLAKFPANR; encoded by the coding sequence ATGAGCATGGGAGCAGGCGTGAGCACGGGAGCAGGCGCGAGCGCTGGCGGAGACATGAGCGCTGGAGCCGGAGCGGGCGCGAACACTGGAGCGGGCGCGAACACTGGAGCGGGCGACGAGGCGCAGGAGGGGGGCGACGTGGAGGTGCTGCGGTTCCTGGTCGTCGACGATGACGAGCGGTTCCGGGAGCGGCTGGCCAAGGCGTTCCGGCAGCGTGGGTTCGAGGTGGTCACCGCGGACGGGCACGAGTCCGCGATGGCGCGAGCGAGCGAGGGGCGCGTGGATCGCGTGGTCGTGGACCTGCGCATGCCAGGGCAGAATGGCCTCGCGGTCGTGCGCGATCTGCTCGCTGCGTCGCCGGATGCGGAGGTCGTGGTGCTCACGGGCTACGGGAGCATCGCGACGGCCGTGGAGGCGATGCGGCTCGGCGCGAAGGACTACCTGACCAAGCCCGCGGACGCCGACCGGATCCTGGCGGCCTTCGAGAGCGAGTCGACCGTGGAGCCCGAGCCGCTGAGCTTCGATGTCCCCTCGCTGGCACGGCTGGAGTGGGAGCACATCGAGCGCGTGCTGCAAGAGTGCGGCGGCAACGTGTCCAAGGCGGCGCGGGTGCTCGGCATTCACCGACGGACCTTGCAGTACAAGCTGGCGAAGTTTCCCGCGAACCGCTGA
- a CDS encoding c-type cytochrome — translation MALAEAGAKIRRILGVEVRRYSSAAMKAIHPWGGLVVSALCAALFVACGDGDGPEEQPPPVFSSGSTCPPDSTLTWESFGQGFMETYCMSCHSSSLSGSARKGAPVEHDYDTLEASREAGAEHIDRTTAAGPARVNRRMPPVYPEPSEDERRMLGEWLACGMP, via the coding sequence GTGGCGCTCGCGGAGGCGGGTGCGAAAATTCGCCGCATCCTCGGTGTGGAGGTGCGGCGATACAGCTCCGCCGCGATGAAAGCGATCCATCCATGGGGGGGGCTCGTGGTCAGTGCGCTGTGTGCTGCCCTGTTCGTGGCGTGTGGTGACGGCGATGGGCCCGAGGAGCAGCCTCCTCCGGTGTTTTCGTCGGGGTCGACCTGCCCACCGGACTCCACGCTGACCTGGGAGAGCTTCGGTCAGGGCTTCATGGAGACCTACTGCATGAGCTGCCACAGCAGCAGCCTCTCGGGTTCGGCCCGGAAGGGAGCCCCGGTCGAGCACGACTACGACACGCTGGAGGCCAGCCGCGAGGCCGGCGCCGAGCACATCGACAGGACCACGGCCGCAGGGCCTGCGCGGGTGAACCGGCGCATGCCGCCCGTGTACCCGGAACCTTCGGAAGACGAGCGGCGAATGCTCGGGGAGTGGCTCGCATGCGGCATGCCGTGA
- a CDS encoding MbnP family copper-binding protein, which produces MSASLSVGCGGDDDGGSSDTTTTTSSGEGGAGGTGGTGGVGGTGGTGGSGGDGAGGGGTQQVELRFDGRVGDEAFDCSATYTGLGTTASEVRFTDFRLYIHDVRLISAESGDEVRLELEQDGLWQYQDLVLLDFENRTGACTNGTTDTNGVVRGTAPAGSYDGVVFKLGVPAALNHGDAAAAPSPLNLTAMFWNWQGGYKFVRVDSVPTGAPTAFNLHLGSTNCVGDPAAGESVTCERPNVIEVTLRGFDPLNAPVFVDYAGVIEANDLSTNAGGAPGCMSGIQDPECAPIFERLGLDIAQGTFLPTQQFFRVE; this is translated from the coding sequence ATGAGCGCGTCCCTGTCCGTCGGCTGCGGGGGGGACGACGATGGCGGATCGAGCGACACGACGACGACGACGAGCTCCGGCGAGGGGGGCGCTGGTGGAACGGGTGGAACGGGTGGCGTGGGGGGAACCGGAGGCACGGGCGGTTCGGGGGGGGATGGCGCCGGCGGAGGTGGCACGCAGCAGGTGGAGCTGCGGTTCGATGGGCGCGTCGGCGACGAGGCCTTCGACTGCTCGGCGACCTACACCGGGCTCGGGACGACGGCGAGCGAGGTGCGCTTCACCGATTTCCGGCTGTACATCCACGACGTGCGGCTGATCTCGGCCGAGAGCGGGGACGAGGTGCGGCTGGAGCTGGAGCAGGACGGGCTCTGGCAGTACCAGGACCTGGTGCTGCTCGATTTCGAGAACCGCACCGGGGCTTGCACCAACGGGACGACGGACACGAACGGCGTCGTTCGAGGAACGGCGCCGGCAGGGAGCTACGATGGCGTGGTGTTCAAGCTCGGCGTTCCGGCTGCGCTGAACCATGGCGATGCTGCAGCGGCACCCTCGCCCCTGAACCTGACCGCGATGTTCTGGAACTGGCAGGGCGGCTACAAGTTCGTCCGTGTCGACAGCGTGCCGACCGGCGCTCCGACGGCGTTCAACCTGCACCTCGGGAGCACGAACTGCGTGGGGGACCCCGCCGCAGGGGAGTCGGTGACCTGCGAGCGCCCGAACGTGATCGAGGTGACGCTGCGTGGCTTCGACCCGCTGAATGCCCCCGTATTCGTGGACTATGCGGGCGTGATCGAGGCGAACGATCTCTCGACGAACGCCGGTGGCGCGCCCGGGTGCATGTCGGGGATCCAGGATCCTGAGTGTGCGCCCATCTTCGAGCGCCTGGGGCTCGACATCGCGCAGGGGACATTCCTGCCCACGCAGCAGTTCTTCCGGGTGGAGTGA
- a CDS encoding glycerophosphodiester phosphodiesterase produces the protein MRYVDGPRPRLFGHRGESGELPENTLPAFEAALAAGADRLELDVHLTADGEIVVFHDPTLDRTTDATGPLALRSFAELSRLDAGYQFTRPDGSTPFRGQGFRIPRLLEVLERFPDIPLNIEIKPNDAAAITGTLAALDQFQARPRTLLAAEALDLLRRIRAEAPDVLTGFAAEEVFAFMTAGMAGAQPGSTEGAAPERFPGFALQVPPSYQGMPIVTADFVSRAHGLGVEVHVWTINDEAEAEALLALGVDGLMSDHPGRIYAVLQRLGLRPPSTP, from the coding sequence ATGCGGTACGTCGACGGACCTCGTCCTCGCCTCTTCGGCCATCGCGGCGAAAGTGGAGAGCTCCCGGAGAACACCCTGCCTGCCTTCGAGGCCGCCCTCGCCGCGGGCGCCGATCGCCTGGAGCTGGACGTCCACCTCACCGCCGACGGCGAGATCGTCGTCTTCCACGATCCCACCCTCGATCGCACCACCGACGCGACGGGTCCCCTCGCCCTCCGCAGCTTCGCCGAGCTCTCTCGGCTCGACGCGGGCTACCAGTTCACCCGACCGGACGGGTCGACCCCCTTCCGTGGCCAGGGCTTCCGCATCCCCCGCCTCCTCGAGGTCCTGGAGCGCTTCCCGGACATCCCGCTGAACATCGAGATCAAGCCGAACGACGCGGCGGCCATCACCGGCACCCTCGCCGCGCTCGACCAGTTCCAGGCCCGCCCGCGCACCCTGCTCGCCGCCGAAGCGCTCGACCTGCTCCGCCGCATCCGCGCCGAGGCCCCCGATGTCCTCACCGGCTTCGCGGCGGAAGAGGTCTTCGCGTTCATGACGGCCGGCATGGCCGGCGCGCAGCCTGGCTCCACGGAAGGTGCGGCCCCCGAGCGCTTCCCGGGCTTTGCGCTCCAGGTCCCGCCCTCGTACCAGGGGATGCCCATCGTCACGGCCGATTTCGTGAGCCGCGCTCACGGCCTCGGCGTCGAGGTCCACGTGTGGACCATCAACGACGAGGCCGAAGCCGAAGCGCTCCTCGCCCTCGGCGTCGATGGCCTCATGAGCGATCACCCGGGTCGCATCTACGCCGTCCTCCAGCGCCTCGGTCTCCGCCCGCCGTCGACCCCCTGA
- a CDS encoding metallophosphoesterase family protein: MSGRTFAIGDIHGDVLALRKLLGRLPPLGAADTLVFLGDYVNRGPHSAEVVQLLRALPRLTPARVVTLRGNHEDAWLEIIDHGWPEFVLPRRYGCLESLRSFEGRPVPQPEEMPDERELSRLMRGAFFPRDVVGWMRALPYFHEDAHAIYVHAGLPLGPSGFLHPAQVDAPPRALLWLRDQTFFREYRGKLVVFGHTSTELLPPELSSYTPEDPADLWAGPCTVGLDTRCGRGGFLTALELPARLVYESRG; this comes from the coding sequence ATGTCGGGGCGCACGTTCGCGATCGGCGACATCCACGGTGACGTGCTGGCGCTGAGGAAACTCCTCGGCAGGCTGCCACCGCTCGGAGCCGCAGACACGCTGGTGTTCCTGGGGGACTACGTGAACCGAGGGCCTCACTCGGCCGAGGTGGTCCAGCTCCTCCGCGCGCTCCCGAGGCTCACACCGGCGCGGGTGGTGACGTTGCGGGGGAACCACGAGGACGCGTGGCTCGAGATCATCGACCATGGCTGGCCCGAGTTCGTACTGCCGCGGCGATACGGCTGCCTGGAGTCGCTCCGTTCGTTCGAGGGGAGGCCGGTGCCGCAGCCCGAAGAGATGCCGGACGAGCGAGAGCTGTCACGGCTGATGCGTGGGGCCTTCTTCCCGCGGGACGTCGTCGGGTGGATGCGCGCGCTGCCCTACTTCCACGAGGACGCGCACGCGATCTACGTCCACGCGGGGTTACCGCTGGGCCCCTCGGGGTTCTTGCATCCGGCGCAGGTGGACGCGCCACCACGCGCCCTCCTGTGGCTCCGTGACCAGACGTTCTTCCGTGAGTACCGGGGCAAGCTCGTGGTCTTCGGCCACACCTCGACCGAGCTGCTGCCGCCCGAACTGTCGTCGTACACGCCGGAGGATCCCGCGGATCTGTGGGCAGGTCCCTGCACGGTCGGGCTCGACACGCGCTGCGGTCGGGGTGGGTTTCTGACGGCGCTGGAGCTGCCGGCACGGCTGGTCTACGAGTCGCGCGGCTGA